The nucleotide sequence AGTAAGACGGGAGAACAATACAAAGAAGAACGAACGGAAGCAGGTGAAGATCCAATGCCGCGGGAAAGAGAAAATATCCAAACGAACAACGGCGATCCGCATTTTGACGGGAGATATGAAGGCATTATTGCTCACCCTGAGGGCACGTCGCAAATGGGCATTCGCGTAGACCGAAAACAGTCTGAAAGTGCTTATGAAGTCACAAGTTTAAAAAAGGACCCGGAAATGGAACGGTTTAAACAGTTCTTTGACGGAAAAGAATAAAAGCTTTTATTTCCTAGGGAAATCACAAAAAAAACAGACCCGCTGAAAGCGGGCCTGCTTCTTAAAAATATCTTATTTATTTAACTGAGCTTTAGCTGCTTCAGCTAATTGGTTGAACGCTTGTAGATCATTCACAGCTAAGTCAGCAAGCATTTTACGGTTTACTTCGATACCTGCAAGCTTTAAACCATGCATTAAACGGCTGTAAGAAAGACCGTTCATGCGTGCAGCTGCATTGATACGAGTGATCCAAAGCTTACGGAAGTCACGTTTTTTCTGGCGACGGTCACGGTAAGCGTATTGCAGGGATTTCATAACCTGCTGGTTGGCTACTTTATATAAACGGTGTTTAGCACCGAAAAAACCTTTTGCTAATTTAAGAACTTTTTTACGACGTCTGCGAGTTACTGTTCCGCCTTTTACGCGTGGCATAATATTTCCCTCCTAAAATATAAGTCCTGATCTTACTTAAGATTGTCTAACATATGACGAATGCGTTTGAAATCGCCTTTAGATACAAGAGTTCCTTTGCGAAGCTTACGTTTTTGCTTTGTAGATTTGTTGGCAAATAAGTGGCTAGTGTAGCCATGAGAACGTTTCAATTTACCAGAACCTGTTTTCTTAAAACGTTTCGCTGAGCCGCGGTGAGTTTTCATTTTTGGCATTTTCGTATTCCTCCTCAAACTGATTACTTTTCGTTTTTAGGTGCTAATACTAAGAACATACTGCGGCCGTCCATTTTCGGTTTCGTCTCCACAGTAGCTACTTCTTGACAAGCTTCAGCAAAACGGTCAAGTACGCGTTGGCCAATCTCTTTATGAGTAATGGCGCGTCCTTTGAAGCGAATGGAAGCTTTAACTTTGTCGCCTTTTTCTAGAAACTTGATCGCATTGCGCAGTTTTGTGTTAAAATCATGTTCCTCGATTGTCGGGCTGAGACGCACTTCTTTCAAGTTAATGATCTTTTGATTTTTACGAGCTTCTTTCTCTTTCTTCTGCTGCTCGAACTTAAATTTGCCGTAGTCCATAATACGGGCAACCGGCGGTTTTGCATTTGGCGCAACAAGCACAAGATCAAGGTTAACGCGTCCAGCAATTTCGAGCGCTTCGTTCTTTGACTTAACACCAAGCTGCTCTCCATTTTGATCGATTAGACGAACTTCACGGGAGCGAATCCCCTCGTTTACAAACATATCTTTGCTAATAATGAGCCACCTCCAAGGTTTTTGAGAATAAACGTTTCTATTCCAGAATACACAACTTAGCACCTAATTGCTTTGACACAATAAAAAATGCGGGTATGATGTACATACCCGCATTAAACAGCGTAAATCAGCTATTTGTTCTTACGTTCAAACCTGCCAACTGCTTATGCGTCAATCAGGTGAGAAGCGGGTGCTCCTGCTTAAATTGT is from Bacillus sp. PK3_68 and encodes:
- the rpmI gene encoding 50S ribosomal protein L35; its protein translation is MPKMKTHRGSAKRFKKTGSGKLKRSHGYTSHLFANKSTKQKRKLRKGTLVSKGDFKRIRHMLDNLK
- the rplT gene encoding 50S ribosomal protein L20 — protein: MPRVKGGTVTRRRRKKVLKLAKGFFGAKHRLYKVANQQVMKSLQYAYRDRRQKKRDFRKLWITRINAAARMNGLSYSRLMHGLKLAGIEVNRKMLADLAVNDLQAFNQLAEAAKAQLNK
- the infC gene encoding translation initiation factor IF-3, coding for MISKDMFVNEGIRSREVRLIDQNGEQLGVKSKNEALEIAGRVNLDLVLVAPNAKPPVARIMDYGKFKFEQQKKEKEARKNQKIINLKEVRLSPTIEEHDFNTKLRNAIKFLEKGDKVKASIRFKGRAITHKEIGQRVLDRFAEACQEVATVETKPKMDGRSMFLVLAPKNEK